A stretch of the Sphingobacterium thalpophilum genome encodes the following:
- a CDS encoding branched-chain amino acid transaminase, with translation MKYYDKNTLIYLNGAFVKASEAALDPFAQSLHYGYAVFDGLRAYNTHNGPRIFKADQHFDRLKKSCEAVNIPYTWSNRELIEKCYELLAVNNLREAYIRPLVLTGSNMHLTSSSEADIMIAAWEWGPYLGQNLLRVCVTDIKRPNPKSFRTDSKISGHYVNSILATTEAINKGYDEALMLDHEGYVAQASSENIFIEKDFKIYTPPVKNIFPGITRQTVKNICKKLNFEVIEKQLTVEDIYRADSAFLCGTAAEIIGIKQVDDVTYTEAWEHSIGASIQRRYKNLVLENENYEVII, from the coding sequence ATGAAATACTACGACAAGAACACATTGATTTATTTAAATGGAGCTTTCGTGAAAGCTTCCGAAGCTGCATTGGATCCCTTCGCTCAATCGCTTCATTATGGCTATGCCGTATTCGATGGTCTACGTGCGTACAATACCCATAATGGTCCTCGTATCTTTAAAGCCGACCAGCATTTTGACCGGTTGAAAAAATCATGCGAAGCAGTCAACATCCCCTACACATGGAGCAACCGCGAACTCATAGAAAAGTGCTATGAGCTGTTGGCGGTCAACAACCTAAGGGAGGCCTATATCCGTCCCTTGGTGCTGACTGGGTCTAATATGCATCTGACCTCCTCCTCCGAAGCTGATATTATGATTGCCGCTTGGGAATGGGGACCTTATCTTGGTCAGAATCTCCTCCGCGTTTGTGTCACGGACATCAAAAGACCTAATCCGAAGTCTTTTAGAACAGACTCCAAGATTTCAGGCCATTACGTGAACTCCATCCTCGCAACTACGGAAGCGATCAACAAGGGATATGACGAAGCCCTGATGCTCGATCACGAAGGATATGTGGCCCAGGCTTCCAGCGAAAACATTTTTATTGAAAAGGATTTCAAAATCTACACTCCCCCTGTGAAAAACATCTTTCCGGGTATTACCCGGCAGACTGTTAAAAACATCTGCAAAAAGCTGAACTTCGAAGTCATTGAGAAACAGCTCACAGTGGAGGATATATACCGCGCCGACAGCGCCTTCTTATGTGGCACTGCAGCCGAAATTATTGGGATCAAACAAGTGGACGATGTCACCTATACAGAAGCGTGGGAACACAGCATAGGAGCATCCATCCAAAGAAGATATAAAAATTTAGTATTAGAGAACGAAAATTATGAAGTCATCATCTAA
- the atpC gene encoding ATP synthase F1 subunit epsilon, which translates to MKLTIITPDKLVYEGEVTSVTVPGSAGSFQILKDHAAIVSTLEDGKVIIQQGKGGQEVFIKGGVVEAKDNVITVLAEGIIGD; encoded by the coding sequence ATGAAATTAACAATTATCACTCCAGACAAATTAGTATACGAAGGCGAAGTAACATCCGTTACCGTACCTGGCTCTGCAGGCTCTTTTCAGATCCTGAAGGACCACGCTGCCATTGTGTCTACTTTGGAAGATGGAAAGGTAATTATTCAACAAGGTAAAGGTGGACAAGAAGTGTTCATTAAGGGTGGTGTTGTGGAAGCAAAAGACAATGTCATTACCGTGCTTGCTGAAGGAATTATCGGAGATTAA